A single Camelus ferus isolate YT-003-E chromosome 3, BCGSAC_Cfer_1.0, whole genome shotgun sequence DNA region contains:
- the LOC106730456 gene encoding protocadherin beta-3-like translates to MAENAVEAGGERFLKKRQVLFLFVFLGGSLAGSQSRRYSVAEEKERGFLIASLAKDLGLSAGELAARGAQIVSKGNKQHFQLNHQTGDLLLLETLDREELCGPTEPCVLHFQILLQNPLLFITNELQVIDINDHSPVFSENEMQLKILENTPPGTIIPLENAEDLDVGKNSLQNYTITPNSHFHVLTRSRRDKRKYPELVLDKVLDREEQPELTLTLTALDGGTPPRSGTVQIHILVLDINDNAPEFTQSLYEVQILENSPLNSVIVTVSASDLDTGNFGTLSYAFFHASEEIRKTFQLNSITGDIQLTKCLNFEAINTYEVDVEAKDGGGLSGKSTVIVQVVDVNDNPPELSLSSITSPIPENSPETVVAIFSVSDLDSGDNGRMICSIENDLPFVLKPSVENFYTLVLEGALDRESRAQYNITITVTDMGTPRLKTQHNITVLVSDVNDNAPAFTQASYTLRVRENNSPALHIGTVSATDTDAGANAQVTYSLLPPADPHVPLASLVSINADNGHLFALRSLDYEALRAFEFRVGAADRGSPPLSSQALVRVLVEDDNDNAPFVLYPLQNTSAPCTELLPRAAEPGYLVTKVVAVDGDAGQNAWLSYQLLKATEPGLFGVWAHNGEVRTARPLSERDAARHRLLVLVKDNGEPPLSASVTLHVLLVDGFSQPHLPPPEAEAEAAAAAPADPLTVYLVVALASVSSLFLFSVLVFVAVRLCGRGGAARAGRCSVPEGPFPGHLVDVSGTGTLSHSYQYQVCVTEDHRTGEFKFLKPIFPNLLVQDTEREIKESSNCRNSFVFS, encoded by the coding sequence ATGGCAGAAAATGcagtggaggctggaggagagcGCTTTCTTAAAAAGAGGCAAGtcctgtttctctttgtttttctgggtGGGTCTCTGGCTGGGTCCCAGTCGAGACGCTACTCTGTGGCTGAGGAAAAAGAGAGGGGCTTTTTAATAGCCAGTCTAGCAAAAGATCTGGGGCTGAGTGCAGGGGAACTGGCCGCAAGGGGGGCCCAAATTGTGTCTAAAGGGAACAAACAGCATTTTCAGCTCAACCATCAGACCGGGGATTTGCTCCTGCTGGAGACATTGGACCGGGAGGAGCTATGCGGCCCCACAGAGCCATGTGTACTGCATTTTCAGATATTATTGCAAAACCCCTTGCTGTTTATTACAAATGAACTCCAGGTCATAGACATAAATGACCACTCTCCTGTattctctgaaaatgaaatgcaGCTAAAAATCCTAGAAAACACTCCACCAGGAACAATAATTCCTTTGGAAAATGCGGAGGACTTGGATGTGGGAAAAAACAGCCTCCAAAACTACACGATTACTCCTAATTCCCATTTCCACGTTCTCACACGCAGTCGCAGGGACAAAAGGAAGTACCCAGAACTAGTGCTGGACAAAGTGCTGGATCGTGAAGAGCAGCCAGAGCTCACTTTAACGCTCACTGCGCTGGATGGCGGGACTCCACCCAGATCTGGGACCGTCCAGATCCACATCTTGGTCTTAGACATAAACGACAACGCCCCAGAATTTACACAGTCGCTATATGAGGTCCAAATTCTAGAGAACAGCCCCCTTAACTCCGTTATTGTCACTGTTTCGGCTTCTGATTTAGATACAGGAAATTTTGGGACACTATCATATGCATTTTTTCATGCTTCTGAAGAAATTCGAAAAACTTTTCAACTAAATTCAATTACTGGAGATATCCAGCTAACCAAATGCTTGAATTTCGAGGCGATTAATACTTATGAAGTTGATGTTGAAGCCAAGGATGGTGGAGGCCTTTCAGGAAAATCAACAGTGATAGTTCAGGTGGTTGATGTGAACGACAACCCACCAGAACTGAGCTTGTCCTCAATTACCAGCCCTATCCCAGAGAACTCGCCAGAGACTGTGGTGGccattttcagtgtttctgatCTAGACTCCGGAGACAATGGGAGAATGATATGTTCCATCGAGAACGATCTCCCCTTTGTCCTGAAACCATCTGTAGAGAATTTTTACACCCTAGTGTTAGAAGGAGCTCTAGACAGAGAGAGCCGAGCCCAGTACAACATCACAATCACGGTCACAGATATGGGGACACCCAGACTGAAAACCCAGCACAACATAACGGTACTAGTGTCCGACGTCAACGACAACGCCCCCGCCTTCACCCAGGCCTCCTACACCCTGCGGGTCCGCGAGAACAACAGCCCCGCCCTGCACATCGGCACCGTCAGCGCCACAGACACAGACGCCGGCGCCAACGCCCAGGTCACCTACTCGCTGCTGCCGCCCGCCGACCCGCACGTGCCCCTGGCCTCCCTCGTGTCCATCAACGCCGACAACGGCCACCTGTTCGCCCTGCGGTCCCTGGACTACGAGGCCCTGCGCGCCTTCGAGTTCCGCGTGGGCGCCGCCGACCGCGGCTCGCCGCCGCTGAGCAGCCAGGCGCTGGTGCGCGTGCTCGTGGAGGACGACAACGACAACGCGCCCTTCGTGCTGTACCCGCTGCAGAACACCTCGGCGCCCTGCACCGAGCTGCTGCCCAGGGCGGCCGAGCCGGGTTACCTGGTGACCAAGGTGGTGGCGGTGGACGGCGACGCGGGCCAGAACGCCTGGCTGTCGTACCAGCTGCTCAAGGCCACGGAGCCCGGGCTGTTCGGCGTGTGGGCGCACAACGGCGAGGTGCGCACGGCCAGGCCGCTGAGCGAGCGCGACGCGGCCAGGCACAGGCTGCTGGTGCTGGTCAAGGACAATGGCGAGCCGCCGCTGTCGGCCAGCGTCACGCTGCACGTGCTGCTGGTGGACGGCTTCTCGCAGCCCCACCTGCCGCCCCCGGAAGCGGAAGcggaggcggcggccgcggcgccgGCCGACCCGCTCACCGTCTACCTGGTGGTGGCCTTGGCGTCCGTGTCGTCGCTCTTCCTCTTCTCGGTGCTGGTGTTCGTGGCGGTGCGGCtgtgcgggcggggcggggctgcgcgGGCGGGTCGCTGCTCGGTGCCCGAGGGCCCCTTCCCGGGCCACCTGGTGGACGTCAGCGGCACCGGCACCCTGTCCCACAGCTACCAGTACCAGGTTTGCGTGACGGAAGACCATAGAACTGGTGAGTTCAAATTCCTGAAGCCAATATTCCCCAACCTCTTAGTTCAGGACactgagagagaaattaaagaaagctCCAACTGCAGGAATAGTTTTGTATTTAGTTAA
- the PCDHB5 gene encoding protocadherin beta-5 — METAPSKTLQKRQVIFLAVLLLLWEAGSEAIRYSMPEETESGSFVANLSRDLGLRVGELAARGARIHYKGNKQLFQLDKTTGNLLLYEKLDREGLCGATDTCILHFQLLLENPVQFFQAELQLTDINDHSPEFLEREMLLKIPENVQRGTVFSLKTAQDFDIGSNTIQNYTISTNSHFHVVTHNRGDGRKYPELVLEKALDREEQPELRLTLTALDGGAPPRSGTTTVHIEVVDINDNAPEFLQSLYEVEIPENSPLNSLVVVVSARDLDAGTNGNVAYALFQGDEVTQPFVIDKVTGEIRLKKALDFEVTRYYNVEIAATDGGGLSGKCTVAIEVVDVNDNAPELTMSTLTSSTPENFPETVVAVFSVSDPDSGDNGRMVCAIQNDLPFLLKPTFKNFYTLVTERPLDRESKAEYNITITVTDMGTPRLKTQHNITVLVSDVNDNAPAFTQASYTLRVRENNSPALHIGTVSATDTDAGANAQVTYSLLPPADPHVPLASLVSINADNGHLFALRSLDYEALRAFEFRVGAADRGSPPLSSQALVRVLVEDDNDNAPFVLYPLQNTSAPCTELLPRAAEPGYLVTKVVAVDGDAGQNAWLSYQLLKATEPGLFGVWAHKGEVRTARPLSERDAARHRLLVLVKDNGEPPLSASVTLHVLLVDGFSQPHLPPPEAEAEAAAAAPADPLTVYLVVALASVSSLFLFSVLVFVAVRLCGRGGAARAGRCSVPEGPFPGHLVDVSGTGTLSHSYQYQVRLTGGSGLNEFKFLKPALPNLPTRGAGEEIEANATFRNSFGFN; from the coding sequence ATGGAGACTGCGCCATCAAAAACGCTACAGAAAAGGCAAGTTATCTTTCTTgctgttttgttgcttttgtggGAGGCTGGCTCTGAAGCAATTAGGTATTCCAtgccagaagaaacagaaagtgggTCCTTTGTGGCCAACTTGTCAAGAGACCTGGGGCTCAGGGTGGGGGAACTGGCCGCTCGGGGTGCACGAATCCattacaaaggaaacaaacagctCTTCCAGTTGGATAAAACGACCGGGAATTTGCTTCTATATGAAAAACTAGACCGGGAGGGGCTGTGCGGGGCGACAGATACCTGTATACTGCACTTCCAGCTATTACTGGAAAACCCGGTGCAATTTTTTCAAGCTGAGCTGCAGCTCACAGATATAAACGACCATTCCCCAGAGTTCCTAGAAAGGGAAATGCTCCTAAAAATCCCAGAAAACGTCCAGAGAGGgactgtattttctttgaaaacagctCAGGATTTTGACATAGGTAGCAACACTATTCAGAACTACACAATCAGCACCAACTCCCATTTTCATGTTGTCACTCATAATCGCGGAGATGGTAGAAAATACCCAGAGCTGGTGCTAGAAAAAGCGCTGGATAGGGAGGAGCAGCCCGAGCTCAGGTTAACCCTCACAGCGCTGGATGGTGGGGCTCCGCCCAGGTCTGGGACCACTACAGTTCATATTGAAGTCGTGGATATCAATGATAACGCCCCTGAGTTTTTACAGTCGCTTTATGAGGTAGAGATCCCAGAAAACAGCCCCCTAAACTCTTTAGTTGTTGTTGTCTCAGCCAGAGATTTAGATGCAGGAACGAATGGGAATGTAGCCTATGCTCTATTCCAAGGTGATGAAGTTACTCAACCGTTTGTAATAGACAAAGTAACAGGAGAAATTCGTCTGAAAAAGGCATTGGATTTTGAGGTAACTCGATATTATAACGTGGAGATTGCAGCCACAGACGGCGGGGGCCTTTCAGGAAAATGCACTGTAGCTATAGAGGTGGTGGATGTGAATGACAACGCCCCTGAACTGACCATGTCGACGCTCACCAGCTCTACCCCAGAAAACTTCCCAGAAACCGTAGTTGctgttttcagtgtttctgaTCCAGATTCTGGGGACAACGGTAGGATGGTTTGCGCCATCCAGAATGATCTCccttttctcctgaaacccacaTTCAAAAACTTTTACACCCTAGTAACAGAGAGGCCACTGGACAGAGAGAGCAAAGCCGAATACAACATCACCATCACCGTCACAGACATGGGGACTCCCAGGCTGAAAACCCAGCACAACATAACGGTACTAGTGTCCGACGTCAACGACAACGCCCCCGCCTTCACCCAGGCCTCCTACACCCTGCGGGTCCGCGAGAACAACAGCCCCGCCCTGCACATCGGCACCGTCAGCGCCACAGACACAGACGCCGGCGCCAACGCCCAGGTCACCTACTCGCTGCTGCCGCCCGCCGACCCGCACGTGCCCCTGGCCTCCCTCGTGTCCATCAACGCCGACAACGGCCACCTGTTCGCCCTGCGGTCCCTGGACTACGAGGCCCTGCGCGCCTTCGAGTTCCGCGTGGGCGCCGCCGACCGCGGCTCGCCGCCGCTGAGCAGCCAGGCGCTGGTGCGCGTGCTCGTGGAGGACGACAACGACAACGCGCCCTTCGTGCTGTACCCGCTGCAGAACACCTCGGCGCCCTGCACCGAGCTGCTGCCCAGGGCGGCCGAGCCGGGTTACCTGGTGACCAAGGTGGTGGCGGTGGACGGCGACGCGGGCCAGAACGCCTGGCTGTCGTACCAGCTGCTCAAGGCCACGGAGCCCGGGCTGTTCGGCGTGTGGGCGCACAAGGGCGAGGTGCGCACGGCCAGGCCGCTGAGCGAGCGCGACGCGGCCAGGCACAGGCTGCTGGTGCTGGTCAAGGACAATGGCGAGCCGCCGCTGTCGGCCAGCGTCACGCTGCACGTGCTGCTGGTGGACGGCTTCTCGCAGCCCCACCTGCCGCCCCCGGAAGCGGAAGcggaggcggcggccgcggcgccgGCCGACCCGCTCACCGTCTACCTGGTGGTGGCCTTGGCGTCCGTGTCGTCGCTCTTCCTCTTCTCGGTGCTGGTGTTCGTGGCGGTGCGGCtgtgcgggcggggcggggctgcgcgGGCGGGTCGCTGCTCGGTGCCCGAGGGCCCCTTCCCGGGCCACCTGGTGGACGTCAGCGGCACCGGCACCCTGTCCCACAGCTACCAGTACCAGGTGCGTCTGACTGGAGGCTCCGGGTTAAATGAGTTTAAATTCTTGAAGCCTGCTCTCCCCAACCTCCCTACCCGGGGCGCTGGTGAAGAAATAGAGGCAAACGCCACCTTCCGGAATAGCTTTGGATTTAATTAG
- the PCDHB6 gene encoding protocadherin beta-6 isoform X2, protein MEVERDITKEMEQTKIHHKKRPSVENFYTLVTEGALDRESRAEYNITITVTDMGTPRLKTEHNITVLVSDVNDNAPAFTQASYTLRVRENNSPALHIGTVSATDTDAGANAQVTYSLLPPANPHVPLASLVSINADNGHLFALRSLDYEALRAFEFRVGAADRGSPPLSSQALVRVLVEDDNDNAPFVLYPLQNTSAPCTELLPRAAEPGYLVTKVVAVDGDAGQNAWLSYQLLKATEPGLFGVWAHNGEVRTARPLSERDAARHRLLVLVKDNGEPPLSASVTLHVLLVDGFSQPHLPPPEAEAEAVAAAPADPLTVYLVVALASVSSLFLFSVLVFVAVRLCGRGGAARAGRCSVPEGPFPGHLVDVSGTGTLSHSYQYQVCLSGGTGTSEFKFLKPILPNFSPQATGKEMEENSTVRNSFLFS, encoded by the exons ATGGAGGTGGAACGAGACATAACAAAGGAGatggaacaaacaaaaatacatcatAAGAAAAG ACCGTCCGTTGAGAATTTCTACACCTTGGTAACAGAAGGAGCGCTGGACAGAGAGAGCAGAGCCGAATACAACATCACCATCACTGTCACAGACATGGGGACTCCCAGACTGAAAACGGAGCACAACATAACAGTGCTGGTGTCCGACGTCAACGACAACGCCCCCGCCTTCACCCAGGCCTCCTACACCCTGCGGGTCCGCGAGAACAACAGCCCCGCCCTGCACATCGGCACCGTCAGCGCCACAGACACAGACGCCGGCGCCAACGCCCAGGTCACCTACTCGCTGCTGCCGCCCGCCAACCCGCACGTGCCCCTGGCCTCCCTCGTGTCCATCAACGCCGACAACGGCCACCTGTTCGCCCTGCGGTCCCTGGACTACGAGGCCCTGCGCGCCTTCGAGTTCCGCGTGGGCGCCGCCGACCGCGGCTCGCCGCCGCTGAGCAGCCAGGCGCTGGTGCGCGTGCTCGTGGAGGACGACAACGACAACGCGCCCTTCGTGCTGTACCCGCTGCAGAACACCTCGGCGCCCTGCACCGAGCTGCTGCCCAGGGCGGCCGAGCCGGGCTACCTGGTGACCAAGGTGGTGGCGGTGGACGGCGACGCGGGCCAGAACGCCTGGCTGTCGTACCAGCTGCTCAAGGCCACGGAGCCCGGGCTGTTCGGCGTGTGGGCGCACAACGGCGAGGTGCGCACGGCCAGGCCGCTGAGCGAGCGCGACGCGGCCAGGCACAGGCTGCTGGTGCTGGTCAAGGACAATGGCGAGCCGCCGCTGTCGGCCAGCGTCACGCTGCACGTGCTGCTGGTGGACGGCTTCTCGCAGCCCCACCTGCCGCCCCCGGAAGCGGAAGCGGAGGCGGTGGCCGCGGCGCCGGCCGACCCGCTCACCGTCTACCTGGTGGTGGCCTTGGCGTCCGTGTCGTCGCTCTTCCTCTTCTCGGTGCTGGTGTTCGTGGCGGTGCGGCtgtgcgggcggggcggggctgcgcgGGCGGGTCGCTGCTCGGTGCCCGAGGGCCCCTTCCCGGGCCACCTGGTGGACGTCAGCGGCACCGGCACCCTGTCCCACAGCTACCAGTACCAGGTGTGTCTGAGCGGAGGTACTGGGACTAGCGAGTTCAAGTTTCTGAAGCCGATTCTCCCCAACTTCTCTCCCCAGGCAACtgggaaggaaatggaagaaaactcCACCGTTCGGAATAGTTTCCTATTCAGTTAA
- the PCDHB6 gene encoding protocadherin beta-6 isoform X1: MEVERDITKEMEQTKIHHKKRQVMIFIILMLLWEAGSESIQYSVLEETESGTLVANLTKDLGLRMGELAVRRARVVFKGNRQYLQFDPLTYDLLLNEKLDREELCGSTEPCVLPFQVLLENPLQFFQAALVVRDINDHAPEFPAREMLLKISEITTPGKLFPLKMAQDLDAGSNSLQSYIISSNPHFHVLTRNRKDGRKSPEMVLDKALDREEQPELRLTLTALDGGSPPRSGTTEIHILVLDINDNAPEFAQEFYEAQVSENSTLGSLVITLSATDLDSGSFGEVFYALFQVDDVNQPFEINPNTGEIRLRKTLDFEEIQSYHVDVEATDGGGLSEKCSLVIKVLDVNDNAPEVTVSSLISPIPENLPEIIVAVFSISDADSGHNQQVICSIDDYLPFFLRPSVENFYTLVTEGALDRESRAEYNITITVTDMGTPRLKTEHNITVLVSDVNDNAPAFTQASYTLRVRENNSPALHIGTVSATDTDAGANAQVTYSLLPPANPHVPLASLVSINADNGHLFALRSLDYEALRAFEFRVGAADRGSPPLSSQALVRVLVEDDNDNAPFVLYPLQNTSAPCTELLPRAAEPGYLVTKVVAVDGDAGQNAWLSYQLLKATEPGLFGVWAHNGEVRTARPLSERDAARHRLLVLVKDNGEPPLSASVTLHVLLVDGFSQPHLPPPEAEAEAVAAAPADPLTVYLVVALASVSSLFLFSVLVFVAVRLCGRGGAARAGRCSVPEGPFPGHLVDVSGTGTLSHSYQYQVCLSGGTGTSEFKFLKPILPNFSPQATGKEMEENSTVRNSFLFS; this comes from the coding sequence ATGGAGGTGGAACGAGACATAACAAAGGAGatggaacaaacaaaaatacatcatAAGAAAAGGCAAGTGATGATTTTCATCATTTTGATGCTTTTATGGGAGGCAGGTTCAGAATCGATTCAGTATTCTGTACTGGAGGAGACTGAAAGTGGCACACTTGTGGCCAACCTGACAAAGGACCTgggactcaggatgggagagCTGGCTGTCCGGCGTGCCCGAGTTGTTTTTAAGGGGAATAGACAGTATTTGCAGTTTGACCCACTGACCTATGATTTACTGCTAAATGAGAAGCTGGATCGGGAGGAGCTGTGCGGCTCCACTGAGCCCTGCGTGCTACCTTTCCAAGTGTTACTGGAAAATCCCTTGCAGTTTTTTCAGGCTGCCTTAGTGGTTAGAGATATAAATGACCACGCCCCAGAGTTCCCCGCCAGAGAAATGTTacttaaaatatcagaaattacTACGCCAGGAAAGTTATTTCCCTTGAAAATGGCACAGGATTTAGACGCTGGTAGCAATAGCCTTCAAAGCTACATAATCAGCTCTAATCCTCACTTTCACGTTCTCACTCGAAACCGCAAAGACGGCAGGAAGTCCCCGGAGATGGTGCTGGACAAAGCGTTGGATCGCGAGGAGCAGCCTGAGCTCCGGCTAACCCTCACGGCGCTGGATGGCGGGTCTCCGCCCCGGTCTGGGACCACAGAGATTCATATCCTGGTCTTGGACATCAATGATAACGCTCCCGAGTTTGCTCAGGAATTCTATGAGGCTCAAGTCTCTGAAAATAGCACCCTGGGTTCTCTAGTTATCACCCTCTCAGCGACAGATTTAGATTCAGGATCCTTTGGGGAGGTATTTTATGCCCTATTTCAAGTCGATGACGTTAACCAACCCTTCGAAATAAACCCAAATACAGGAGAAATTCGACTGAGAAAGACACTAGATTTTGAGGAAATTCAATCATATCATGTGGATGTGGAGGCGACAGATGGTGGGGGACTATCAGAAAAATGTTCCTTAGTCATCAAGGTCCTAGATGTGAATGACAACGCTCCAGAAGTGACTGTGTCCTCACTAATCAGCCCCATCCCTGAAAACCTGCCAGAGATCATAGTAGCAGTTTTCAGCATATCAGATGCAGATTCTGGACATAACCAACAGGTTATTTGTTCTATAGACGACTATCTCCCCTTTTTTCTAAGACCGTCCGTTGAGAATTTCTACACCTTGGTAACAGAAGGAGCGCTGGACAGAGAGAGCAGAGCCGAATACAACATCACCATCACTGTCACAGACATGGGGACTCCCAGACTGAAAACGGAGCACAACATAACAGTGCTGGTGTCCGACGTCAACGACAACGCCCCCGCCTTCACCCAGGCCTCCTACACCCTGCGGGTCCGCGAGAACAACAGCCCCGCCCTGCACATCGGCACCGTCAGCGCCACAGACACAGACGCCGGCGCCAACGCCCAGGTCACCTACTCGCTGCTGCCGCCCGCCAACCCGCACGTGCCCCTGGCCTCCCTCGTGTCCATCAACGCCGACAACGGCCACCTGTTCGCCCTGCGGTCCCTGGACTACGAGGCCCTGCGCGCCTTCGAGTTCCGCGTGGGCGCCGCCGACCGCGGCTCGCCGCCGCTGAGCAGCCAGGCGCTGGTGCGCGTGCTCGTGGAGGACGACAACGACAACGCGCCCTTCGTGCTGTACCCGCTGCAGAACACCTCGGCGCCCTGCACCGAGCTGCTGCCCAGGGCGGCCGAGCCGGGCTACCTGGTGACCAAGGTGGTGGCGGTGGACGGCGACGCGGGCCAGAACGCCTGGCTGTCGTACCAGCTGCTCAAGGCCACGGAGCCCGGGCTGTTCGGCGTGTGGGCGCACAACGGCGAGGTGCGCACGGCCAGGCCGCTGAGCGAGCGCGACGCGGCCAGGCACAGGCTGCTGGTGCTGGTCAAGGACAATGGCGAGCCGCCGCTGTCGGCCAGCGTCACGCTGCACGTGCTGCTGGTGGACGGCTTCTCGCAGCCCCACCTGCCGCCCCCGGAAGCGGAAGCGGAGGCGGTGGCCGCGGCGCCGGCCGACCCGCTCACCGTCTACCTGGTGGTGGCCTTGGCGTCCGTGTCGTCGCTCTTCCTCTTCTCGGTGCTGGTGTTCGTGGCGGTGCGGCtgtgcgggcggggcggggctgcgcgGGCGGGTCGCTGCTCGGTGCCCGAGGGCCCCTTCCCGGGCCACCTGGTGGACGTCAGCGGCACCGGCACCCTGTCCCACAGCTACCAGTACCAGGTGTGTCTGAGCGGAGGTACTGGGACTAGCGAGTTCAAGTTTCTGAAGCCGATTCTCCCCAACTTCTCTCCCCAGGCAACtgggaaggaaatggaagaaaactcCACCGTTCGGAATAGTTTCCTATTCAGTTAA